A region from the Ammospiza nelsoni isolate bAmmNel1 chromosome 1, bAmmNel1.pri, whole genome shotgun sequence genome encodes:
- the SYCP2L gene encoding synaptonemal complex protein 2-like isoform X1 — MAQEERSEERNRDVSGNMADRAGDYLESLLIDAFKGKGFQKIDELLQEKEVEFPQKYSDSLFNQLDKALRKELDKNEFKNVSLLLKCIQLYLKSDLQEGKSLFIEQGLVAKLVSWFERARVFVTIIDANENKFLMLLLEDFFDSALVICKCSNEGKKELVNLFLPELGRLVTEANLCCSLHLEALRTLNSILDSLPREERKKFPLSEEMCSLTKDLAKTILEVGDYDLQVALSEALCRLIIKKWRDDLVHHWFEDKYLAEAFKEIKDREFETDCRKFLNLLNERLGDKRRVYSFPCISAFADMNEAKKPSDEKLEEFWIDFNAGSQSVTFYVDCDEGPLWDSVRLSKENVSTYSVKEKDRKKIVKIFMKIPTAINKTEAVKFKLVFSDELEILAVLRKVLGDERLMIFESEDEIVHSGKEAMQNEAETPVPSNAQKRKDLSNSENVETQKDNSASQHRQQLTGTVAQKMVNSGVAMVTVSQQTDLEDANQEKNSKTPSSGMKAKPSEKPLEEEPMDEQIPKILQLSPFPRDVTSKKRNRRSSLAKKRAEGRKEVYDFENSDSSSREKVAEAKGKILAQKTSSQSQRTYETRSKTKESSTLERRQSSYRKHLFSESNNENTSPDKSEKSWILDSQIQPVPKSVDYTRKRPRVRSKLKVLPVSSASSSSDYESKKEGESRQRAQKETLRKKSLSSKEDDLPIVNLADETLSDDLGGSPLLLGVSARSPSSDVEKATQKFHSTPAKLSREEESSKRKDSDILSGTIIKKPKFSSLEKNHLPSEINHTPKKISDSVKEEVEIQKGQKMDDSLDDVVFSKMLHEDLSDSGVIFAFESFIGQLKKLFWSRYKRIEINTQDALRSSEKNLSALLNQIHMCRLNKFETFRKIVVEELANLEKDTQILAAMEKEALDFWNAQLIKLNTFYSQQKERIESVDSALGETAKSFTNAVQNTTYELSPKKEEENVFIVPSD, encoded by the exons ATGGCCCAG gaAGAAAGAAGTGAAGAACGAAATAGAGATGTGAGTGGCAATATGGCAGACAGAGCAGGAGACTAC CTCGAATCATTGCTCATTGATGCCTTTAAAGGGAAGGGGTTTCAAAAAATAGACGAACTGCTTCAAGAGAAGGAAGTAGAGTTTCCCCAGAAATACAGTGACTCTCTCTTTAACCAGCTGGACAAAGCACTGAGAAAG GAGCTGGACAAGAATGAATTCAAGAATGTTTCATTGCTGCTGAAATGTATTCAGCTCTACCTTAAAAGTGATCTTCAAGAAGGGAAGAGCTTGTTTATTGAGCAAGGACTGGTAGCAAAG cTGGTATCTTGGTTTGAAAGAGCAAGAGTGTTTGTGACCATCATCGACGCAAATGAGAATAAATTTTTGATGTTACTGCTTGAGGACTTCTTTGATTCTGCATTG GTCATTTGCAAATGCAGTAATGAAg gGAAGAAAGAGCTAGTGAATTTATTTTTGCCTGAACTAGGGCGCCTAGTGACAGAAGCAAAtctttgctgctctctgcacctGGAG GCCTTGAGGACCCTCAACTCTATACTTGACAGTCTCCCACGGGAGGAGAGAAAGAAGTTCCCTCTCTCTGAGGAGATGTGCTCTCTCAC gaaagACCTTGCAAAAACTATACTGGAGGTTGGTG ATTATGACCTTCAGGTTGCCCTTTCAGAAGCACTTTGTAGgctaataataaaaaaatggagGGATGACCTTGTTCACCACTGGTTTGAAGATAAGTATCTTGCTGAAGCTTTCAAAGAGATCAAGGATCGAGAATTTGAGACG GACTGCAGAAAATTTCTTAATCTCCTAAATGAAAGGCTTGGAGATAAAAGAAG GGTCTACTCATTTCCTTGCATATCTGCTTTTGCTGACATGAATGAG GCAAAGAAGCCATCGGATGAGAAACTGGAGGAGTTTTGGATTGACTTCAATGCTGGCAGCCAGAGTGTGACTTTCTATGTGGATTGTGATGAG GGACCTCTGTGGGACTCTGTGAGGCTGTCAAAAGAAAATGTCAGCACTTACAGTGTGAAGG aGAAGGATAGAAAAAAGATTGTTAAAATTTTTATGAAGATACCCACTGCTAttaacaaaacagaagcagtAAAATTCAAACTGGTTTTCAGTGATGAGCTTGAAATATTAGCTGTACTTAGAAAAGTCCTGGGAGATGAAAGACTGATG ATATTTGAGTCTGAAGATGAGATTGTCCATTCTGGGAAGGAAGCTATGCAGAATGaagcag AAACACCTGTGCCCTCTAACGCACAGAAGAGGAAAGATCTTTCAAACTCTGAAAATGTGGAGACTCAGAAAGACAACTCAGCCtctcagcacagacagcagctaACAGGGACTGTAGCA CAGAAAATGGTCAACTCTGGTGTTGCCATGGTTACAGTGAGCCAGCAGACTGACCTGGAAGATGCTAACCAAG aaaaaaactccaaaactcCATCTTCAGGGATGAAAGCTAAGCCTAG TGAGAAGCCCCTAGAAGAAGAACCCATGGATGAGCAGATACCAAAG ATCCTGCAACTCTCTCCTTTTCCAAGGGACGTTACCAGCAAAAAGAGAAACAGGAGATCGAGTTTGGCCAAGAAGAGGGCTGAAGGCAG GAAGGAAGTTTATGACTTTGAAAACTCAGACTCCTCAAGTCGTGAAAAG GTTGCTGAAGCCAAAGGAAAGATTCTTGCCCAGAAAACTTCTTCACAAAGTCAGAG GACTTATGAAACCAGAAGCAAGACCAAGGAATCAAGCACTCTTGAGAGAAGGCAG TCCAGCTACAGGAAACACCTTTTCTCTGAAAGTAACAATGAAAATACAAGCCCTGATAAGAGTGAGAAAAGCTGGATCCTTGACTCTCAGATACAGCCAGTGCCAAAATCTGTTGACTATACCCGAAAAAGACCCAGGGTGAGAAGTAAATTAAAAG TGCTTCCAGTGTCTTCTGCAAGTAGTAGCAGTGACTATGAGTCAAAGAAG gaGGGAGAATCAAGGCAAAGAGCTCAAAAGGAGACGCTAAGGAAAAAGTCATTGAGCTCCAAGGAAGATGATTTACCCATAGTGAATCTtgctg ATGAAACGCTCTCAGATGATCTTGGAGGGAGTCCACTGCTGCTTGGTGTGTCTGCCAGGAGCCCTTCCAGCGATGTGGAAAAAGCCACACAG AAGTTTCATAGTACACCTGCCAAATTATCAAGAGAGGAAGAAAGTAGCAAGCGGAAGGACTCAG ATATACTGAGTGGCACTATCATAAAAAAGCCTAAGTTTTCTAGTTTGGAGAAAAATCACTTGCCCTCTGAGATCAACCATACACCAAAGAAAATTTCTGATTCAGTAAAAGAGGAAGTGGAGATCCAGAAAG GTCAGAAAATGGATGATAGCCTAGACGATGTGGTTTTTTCCAAGATGCTCCACGAAGACTTGAGTGATTCAGGAgtgatttttgcctttgaaagCTTTATTGGCCAACTGAAGAAATTGTTCTGG TCCCGGTACAAAAGGATTGAGATCAACACACAGGATGCCCTGAGATCTTCAGAGAAGAACTTGTCAGCCCTGCTGAACCAGATACATATGTGCAG GCTGAATAAATTTGAGACCTTCCGGAAGATTGTTGTTGAAGAGCTTGCCAACCTTGAGAAGGATACTCAAATTCTGGCAGCCATGGAGAAGGAAGCACTG GATTTCTGGAACGCGCAGCTGATCAAACTGAATACGTTCTACAGCCAGCAAAAGGAAAG aattgaGTCAGTTGACTCGGCCCTGGGTGAAACAGCAAAGAGTTTTACCAACGCTGTGCAGAATACAACG tATGAACTCTCACcgaagaaggaagaagaaaacgTGTTCATTGTTCCTTCTGACTAG